The following proteins are encoded in a genomic region of Saccharopolyspora antimicrobica:
- a CDS encoding TetR/AcrR family transcriptional regulator produces the protein MMVRTTGSARSAATRELILAAAERLFAEHGVAAVSNRQVSEAAGQGNNTAVGYHFGSKADLIRAIVRKHSRPIEQLRGEMVAAVGDSSDVRDWVACLVRPSTRYLAELGSPTWFGRFGAQVMTDPAYREIMVAESLSSAPVLRATDGLNSCLPDLPLEVRLERRDMVRQLMVHMIAERERALADGEPTPRASWEDTANGLIDGIVGLWMAPVSSR, from the coding sequence ATGATGGTGCGAACGACGGGATCGGCGCGGTCCGCGGCCACGCGGGAGCTGATCCTCGCGGCCGCGGAGCGGCTCTTCGCCGAGCACGGCGTGGCCGCGGTGTCCAACCGCCAGGTCAGCGAGGCGGCTGGGCAGGGCAACAACACCGCGGTCGGCTACCACTTCGGTTCCAAGGCCGACCTGATCCGCGCGATCGTGCGCAAGCACAGCCGGCCGATCGAGCAGCTGCGCGGCGAGATGGTCGCCGCGGTGGGCGATTCCTCGGACGTGCGCGACTGGGTGGCCTGCCTGGTCCGCCCCTCCACCCGCTACCTCGCCGAGCTCGGCTCACCGACCTGGTTCGGCCGCTTCGGCGCGCAGGTGATGACCGATCCCGCCTACCGCGAGATCATGGTGGCGGAGTCGCTCAGCTCGGCGCCGGTGCTGCGCGCGACCGACGGGCTCAACAGCTGCCTGCCCGATCTGCCGCTGGAGGTGCGGCTGGAGCGCCGGGACATGGTGCGCCAGCTGATGGTGCACATGATCGCCGAGCGGGAGCGCGCGCTGGCCGATGGCGAGCCGACGCCGCGGGCGTCGTGGGAGGACACGGCCAACGGCCTGATCGACGGCATCGTCGGCCTGTGGATGGCGCCCGTTTCCAGCCGCTGA
- a CDS encoding MFS transporter, with product MTRASTPVAAPPPQARSSTVVPALALSGIVVALTQTLIIPLVPQLPELLNASAADAAWAITATLLAAAIATPTVGRLGDMYGKRRMLLFSLGMLVLGSVVCALSTGLGPMVAGRVLQGLSAGVIPLGISIMRDELPPEQLGGATALMSGSLGVGGALGLPAAALIAENLDWHALFWVAAALGAVGAALVTALVPESRVRTGGRFDLPGAVGLSIALLCLLLVISKGADWGWSGGWTLGLLGAGLVVLAVWGWWELRAPQPLVDLRTTARRQVLLTNTASVVFGFAMFATSLVIPQLLQLPEATGYGLGQSILAAGLVMAPNGLIMMAMAPVSARISRRRGPKVTLMTGAFVVAAGYGLCLVMMSGIWQLVIASSVIGAGIGLAYGALPALVMAAVPVSETAAANSLNTLMRSIGTSLSSSVAGVVLAHLTVDLGGVAVPSLAGFRLVLVIGAVAALFALAIAAFLPAHPKRSPHEPVHRR from the coding sequence ATGACCCGTGCCTCCACGCCCGTCGCGGCCCCGCCCCCGCAGGCGCGGTCGAGCACCGTCGTCCCGGCGCTGGCGCTGAGCGGCATCGTCGTCGCGCTCACCCAGACGCTGATCATCCCGCTGGTCCCCCAGCTCCCCGAGCTGCTGAACGCGAGCGCGGCCGACGCGGCTTGGGCGATCACCGCGACGCTGCTGGCCGCGGCCATCGCCACGCCCACCGTCGGCCGCCTCGGCGACATGTACGGCAAGCGGCGGATGCTGCTGTTCAGCCTCGGGATGCTGGTGCTGGGCTCGGTCGTCTGCGCGCTGTCGACCGGGCTCGGCCCGATGGTGGCCGGACGGGTGCTGCAGGGCTTGTCCGCCGGCGTGATCCCGCTGGGCATCAGCATCATGCGCGACGAGCTGCCGCCGGAGCAGCTCGGTGGCGCGACCGCGCTGATGAGCGGTTCCCTCGGCGTCGGCGGGGCGCTCGGGCTGCCCGCGGCCGCGCTCATCGCCGAGAACCTCGACTGGCACGCGCTGTTCTGGGTGGCCGCCGCGCTCGGCGCCGTCGGAGCCGCGCTCGTGACCGCGCTGGTGCCCGAATCTCGCGTGCGCACCGGTGGGAGGTTCGACCTGCCGGGCGCGGTGGGGCTCTCGATCGCGCTGCTGTGCCTGCTGCTGGTGATCTCCAAGGGCGCCGACTGGGGCTGGAGCGGCGGCTGGACACTCGGGCTGCTCGGCGCCGGGCTGGTGGTGCTGGCGGTGTGGGGCTGGTGGGAGCTGCGCGCGCCGCAACCGCTGGTCGACCTGCGCACCACCGCGCGCCGCCAGGTGCTGCTCACCAACACCGCCTCCGTGGTGTTCGGGTTCGCGATGTTCGCGACGTCGCTGGTCATCCCGCAGCTGCTGCAGCTTCCCGAGGCCACCGGGTACGGGCTCGGTCAGTCGATCCTGGCCGCCGGGCTGGTGATGGCTCCGAACGGGCTGATCATGATGGCGATGGCGCCGGTGTCGGCCCGGATCTCGCGGCGCAGGGGCCCGAAGGTCACGCTGATGACCGGCGCGTTCGTCGTCGCCGCCGGGTACGGCCTGTGCCTGGTGATGATGTCGGGCATCTGGCAGCTCGTGATCGCGTCCAGCGTCATCGGCGCCGGTATCGGGCTCGCCTACGGCGCGCTGCCCGCGCTCGTCATGGCCGCGGTGCCGGTGTCCGAGACGGCGGCGGCCAACAGCCTCAACACGCTGATGCGCTCCATCGGCACTTCGCTGTCCAGCTCGGTCGCCGGCGTCGTGCTCGCGCACCTGACGGTCGACCTGGGCGGCGTGGCGGTCCCCTCCCTCGCCGGGTTCCGCCTGGTGCTGGTCATCGGCGCGGTCGCCGCGCTGTTCGCCCTGGCGATCGCCGCTTTCCTGCCCGCACATCCGAAGAGGAGCCCGCATGAACCAGTCCACCGGCGCTGA